gagggagtggggacggagggagtggggacagagggagtggggacggagggagtcaggacggacggagaatgtggggacggagggagtcggGACAGACGGAGAATGCTGGGACGGAGGGAGTTGGGACAGACGGagaatgtggggacggagggagtggggggcGGAGGGAGCCGGGACGGACGGAGaatgtggggatggagggagtggggatggagggagaggggacggagggagtggggacggagggggtggggatggagagagtggggacggagggagtggggacggatggagaaTGTGCTCACGGAGCGAGTGGGGacgaacggagagtgtggggacgggagggagtggggacggatggagagtgtggggacggagggagtggggacggaaggagtggggacggagggagaggggaaggagggagtggggagggagagtgtggggacggagggagtggggacggatggagagtgtGTGACGGaaggagtggggacagagggagtggggacggagggagtggggatggacggcgAGAGTCGGGGCGAACGGagaatgtggggacggagggagtggggatggacggagagtgtggggatggagggagtcgggacggacggagaatgtggggacggagggagtggggatggacggagagtgtggggatggagggagggaatggagggagtggggatggacggagtggggatggatggggagagtcgggacctaacggagagtgtggggacggagggagtggggacggagggagtggggatggacggagagagtagggacgaacggagagtgtggggacggagggagagggattgGAGGGAGTCAGGACGGAGGGAGTCGGGACGGACGGagaatgtggggacggagggagtggggacggagggagtggggacagagggagtggggacggagggagtcaggacggacggagaatgtggggacggagggagtcggGACAGACGGAGAATGCTGGGACGGAGGGAGTTGGGACAGACGGAGaatgtggggatggagggagtgggggcggAGGGAGCCGGGACGGACGGAGaatgtggggatggagggagtggggatggagggagtggggacggagggagtggggacggaggggtggggatggagagagtggggacGGAGCGAGTGGGGacgaacggagagtgtggggacggatggagagtgtggggacggagggagtggggacggaaggagtggggacggagggagagggaaggagggagtggggagggagagtgggggacggagggagtggggacggatggagagtgtgtggacggaaggagtggggacagagggagtggggacggagggagtggggatggacggcgAGAGTCGGGACGAACGGagaatgtggggacggagggagtggggatggacggagagtgtggggatggagggagtggggatggatggagagtgtggggacggagggagtggggacggagagagtgggggacggaaggagagagtggggacggaaggaagtggggacggatggagagagtggggacggaaggagagagtggggacggaaggagagagtggggacggaTGGAAGGAGTGGGGACGGACGGAGAGTgtgtggacggagggagtggggacagagggagtggggacagagggagtggggacagacgGAGAGTGTGGGGTCGGACGGAGTCGGGACGGACGGagaatgtggggacggagggagtggggatggacggagagtgtggggatggagggagtggggatggagggagtggggatggacggagaaaGTCGGGACCGACGGAGAGtgtgggacggagggagtggggacggatggagagtgtgtggacggagggagtggggacgagggagtggggatggacggagagaggcgggacgaacggagagtgtggggacggagggagtggggagggagggagagtgttgggacggagggagaggggacggagggagtggggacggagggagaggggacggagggagtgggaaaggacggagtggggatggagggagagagtcgggacgaacggagagtgtggggacggagggagagtgtGGTCACGGAGTGAGTGGGGacgaacggagagtgtggggacggagggagtggggatggagggagagtgtggggacggagggagtagggacagagggagtggagacggagggagagtgtggggacggatggagagtgtGGTCACGGAGTGAGTGGGGacgaacggagagtgtggggacggagggagtggggatggaggagagtgtgggggcggagggagtggggatgagggagtggggacggatggaggAAGTGGGGACGGAGAGAGTGGggacggaaggagagagtggggacggaaggagagagtggggacagagggagagagtggggacggatggagggagtggggacggacggagagtgtgtggacggagggagtggggacagagggagggggacagacggagagtgtggggacggagggagtcgggacggacggagaatgtggggacggagggagtggggatggacggagagtgtggggatggagggagtgggaatggagggagtggggatggacggagtggggatggatggggagagtcgggacggacggagagtgtggggacggagggagtggggacggagggagtggggatggacggagagagtagggacgaacggagagtgtggggacggagggagtgggatTGGAGGGAGTCAGGACGGAGGGAGTCGGGACGGACGGagaatgtggggacggagggagtggggacggagggagtgtgtgtggacggagggagtggggacagagggagtggggacagacggagagtgtggggacggacgGAGTCGAGACGAACGGAGaatggggacggagggagtggggatggacggagagtgtggggatggagggagtggggatggagggagtggggatggacggagaaaGTCGGGActgacggagggagtggggacggatggagagtgtgtggacggagggagtggggacagagggagtggggacggagggagtggggacgagggagtggggatggacggagagagtcgggacgaacggagagtgtggggacggagggagtggggacggagggagagtgtggggacggagggagaggggacggagggagtggggacggagggagaggggacggagggagtggggaaggacggagtggggatggacggagagagtcgggacgaacggagagtgtggggatggacggagagtcGGGGAACGGaggagtgtggggacggagggagtagggacagagggagtggagacggagggagagtgtggggacggatggagagtgtGGTCACGGAGTGAGTGGGGacgaacggagagtgtggggacggagggagtggggatggagggagagtgtggggacggagggagtggggacggatggaggAAGTGGGGACGGAGAGAGTGGggacggaaggagagagtggggatggaaggagagagtggggacagagggagagagtggggacggatggagggagtggggacctGACTTAGAGTgtgacggagggagtggggacagagggagtggggacagacggagagtgtggggacggagggagtggggacggacggagagtgtggggatggagggagtggggatggacggagagtgtggggatggaGTGAGTGGGGacgaacggagagtgtggggacggagggagtggggatgaggGAGTGGGGACCTGGATGGAGGAAGTGGGGACGGAGAGAGTGGGGAcgggagagagtggggacggaggagagagtggggacggaaggagagagtggggacagagggagagagtggggacggatggagggagggggaggacggAGAGTGTatggacggagggagtggggacagagggagtggggggacagacggagagtgtggggaaggagggagtgtggggacggagaatgacggagggagtggggatggacggagagtgtggggatggagggagtcgggacggacggagaatgtggggacggagggagtggggatggacggagaggggggatggagggaggggaatggagggagtggggatggaggagtggggatggatggggagagtcgggacgaacggagagtgtggggactggaggagtggggacggagggagtggggatggacggagagagtggggaccaacggagagtgtggggacggagggagagggattggggagtcaggaggaggagtcgggacggacggagaatgtggggacggagggagtggggacggagggagtggggacagaggagtggggacggagggagtcagggacggacggagaatgtggggacggagggagtcggGACAGACGGAGAATGCTGGGACGGAGGGAGCTGGGACAGACGGAGaatgtggggatggagggagtggggaggagggagccgggacggacggagaatgtggggatggagggagtggggatggagggagtggggacggagggagtggggacggaggggtgggggatggagagagtggggacggagggagtggggacgaacggagagtgtggggacggatggagagtgtggggacggagggagtgggggacgGAAGGAgtgggggacggagggagaggggaaggagggagtggggagggagagtgtggggacggagggagtggggacggaggagagTGTGGACGGaaggagtggggacagagggagtggggacggagggagtggggatggacggagagagtcgGGACGAACGGagaatgtggggacggagggagtgggggatggacggagagtgtggggatggagggagtggggatggatggagagtgtggggacggagggagtggggacggagagagtgggggacggaaggagagagtggggacggaaggaagtggggacggatggagagtggggacggaagggagagtggggacggaaggagagagtggggacggaTGGAAGGAGTGGGGACGGACGGAGAGtgtgggacggagggagtggggacagagggagtggggacagagggagtggggacagacgGAGAGTGTGGGACGGACGGAGTCGGGACGGACGGagaatgtggggacggagggagtggggatggacggagagtgtggggatggagggagtggggatggagggagtggggatggacggagaaaGTCGGGAccgacggagagtgtggggacggagggagtggggacggatggagagtgtgtggacggagggagtggggacgagggagtggggatggacggagagagtggacgaacggagagtgtggggacggagggagtggggaggagggagagtgtgggacggagggagaggggacggagggagtggggacggagggagaggggacggagggagtgggaaAGGAcggagtgggatggagggagagagtcgggacgaacggagagtgtggggacggagggagtgtgGTCACGGAGTGAGTGGGGacgaacggagagtgtggggacggagggagtggggatggagggagagtgtggggacggagggagtagggacagagggagtggagacggagggagagtgtggggacggatggagagtgtGGTCACGGAGGAGTGGGGACGAACGGagaatgtggggacggagggagtggggatggagggagagtgtggggacggagggagtggggactgagggagtggggacggatggaggAAGTGGGGACGGAGAGAGTGGggacggaaggagagagtggggacggaaggagagagtggggacagagggagagagtggggacctgatggagggagtggggacgacGGAGAGTGTGTGGACGgaggagtggggacagagggagtggggacagacggagagtgtggggacggagggagtgggacggacggagaatgtggggacggagggagtggggatggacggagagtgtggggatggagggagtgggaatggagggagtggggatggacggagggggatggatggggagagtcgggacgaacggagagtgtggggacggagggagtggggacggagggagtggggatggacggagagagtagggacgaacggagagtgtggggacggagggagtgggatTGGAGGGAGTCAGGACGGAGGGAGTCGGGACGGACGGagaatgtggggacggagggagtggggacggagggagtgtgtggacggagggagtggggacagagggagtggggacagacggagagtgtggggacggacgGAGTCGAGACGAACGGagaatgtggggacggagggagtggggatggacggagagtgtggggatggagg
This sequence is a window from Oncorhynchus tshawytscha isolate Ot180627B linkage group LG34, Otsh_v2.0, whole genome shotgun sequence. Protein-coding genes within it:
- the LOC121841776 gene encoding LOW QUALITY PROTEIN: vegetative cell wall protein gp1-like (The sequence of the model RefSeq protein was modified relative to this genomic sequence to represent the inferred CDS: deleted 2 bases in 1 codon); protein product: SPLPPSPLPPSPHSPSPTPPSPLPPSPLPPSPLPPSPLPPSPLPPSPLPPSPLPPSPPLPPSPLPPSPLPPSPLPPSPPLPPSPLSPSPTPPSPLPPSPLPPSPLPPSPHSPSVPAPSSPLPPSPLPPSPLPPSPLPPSPLPPSPHSPSVP